The Solibacillus sp. FSL W7-1464 genome contains a region encoding:
- a CDS encoding EAL domain-containing protein, whose protein sequence is MSCKNCIVSELQFDILLEGEKNIAMMDMIVDHFNRRNLTIIKKNQLVKIKESGVKEFIDFSRDYMEPEQIYFRIDDMAWKSIAEIENVLEMQWIDDVIHRNAIVSYSQPIVNNKKEIYAYEVLSRFSREDGSLIYPNEIFTAAKTRGRLYALDRLCRMAAVKYAAVLQKKTFINFIPTSIYSPEYCLQSTVKLAKLLQIDPNQFVFEVVESEQVDDIEHLKSILNYYNGKGFQYALDDVGEGYNTLEMLADMKPHYMKLDMKYVQGVKNDLEKQHTAKQFLKKAVEIGATPLAEGIETEEDFEWLKQIGYELFQGYLFGKPSVEPQRSIG, encoded by the coding sequence ATGTCCTGTAAAAACTGTATCGTATCTGAATTACAGTTTGATATTTTATTAGAAGGCGAAAAAAATATAGCTATGATGGATATGATTGTCGATCACTTTAACCGCCGGAATTTAACGATTATTAAAAAGAATCAGCTCGTAAAAATAAAAGAATCGGGTGTAAAGGAGTTTATTGACTTTAGCAGAGATTACATGGAACCCGAACAGATTTATTTTAGAATTGATGATATGGCTTGGAAGTCTATTGCTGAAATTGAAAACGTTTTGGAAATGCAATGGATTGATGATGTCATACATAGAAATGCGATTGTCAGCTATTCACAGCCTATCGTAAATAACAAAAAAGAAATATATGCTTATGAAGTGCTGTCACGCTTTAGCCGTGAAGATGGATCGCTTATATATCCAAATGAAATTTTCACTGCAGCTAAAACCCGGGGGCGCTTGTATGCATTGGACCGTTTATGTCGTATGGCTGCTGTAAAATATGCTGCCGTGCTTCAGAAAAAAACATTTATCAATTTCATTCCTACATCGATTTATTCCCCGGAATATTGTCTGCAGTCAACGGTGAAGCTTGCTAAACTGCTGCAAATTGACCCGAATCAATTTGTCTTTGAAGTCGTCGAATCAGAGCAGGTCGATGATATTGAGCATTTAAAATCGATTTTGAACTACTATAACGGAAAGGGCTTTCAATATGCTTTGGATGATGTAGGAGAAGGGTATAACACACTGGAAATGCTCGCCGACATGAAGCCGCATTATATGAAGCTTGATATGAAGTATGTACAAGGTGTAAAAAATGATCTTGAAAAACAACATACAGCTAAACAGTTTTTAAAGAAAGCCGTTGAAATTGGCGCAACACCTCTTGCTGAAGGGATTGAAACCGAAGAAGATTTTGAATGGCTAAAACAAATTGGCTATGAACTTTTCCAGGGATATTTATTTGGAAAACCAAGCGTCGAGCCACAGCGTTCCATTGGATAA
- a CDS encoding bifunctional 2',3'-cyclic-nucleotide 2'-phosphodiesterase/3'-nucleotidase codes for MLKKLSASALTLTLLASGMSAVSAAPATTNENMTRGEFVKGVIDALGVEIGTGQSVKFQDVPDSLKPYIEKAVELKLIKGKTPTEFAPNEKLTRTHAFLIAARGLQDEKTYSEKVLDQFKDANKIGQGNRQEMAKAVATGLLTGFEDGTIRPNDFVTEAQMQKILQRFLEEYSPVKANTTVSLRILGTTDIHTNIVNYDYYKDTPTNSLGLAKTALLIEKAREENPNTVLFDNGDAIQGTPLGSYIQSVTKLKDGEIHPSIAAMIALDYDAATYGNHEFNYGLEFIDEVTDDAPFPYVNANVRNAATKELMYKPYIMIEKDVVDSNGEKTKINIGVTGIVPPQILKWDKANLEGKVTVDDSVDAVKTVVPQMKEAGADVVVVLSHSGMGDATHEKGEEDVSYLLSTIEDVDAIITGHAHGVFPGEVDSSIKNVDIEKGTMNGKPIVMAGKFGSHLGVIDLELEKKGNAWDVTTGNGAVREIAKDNDTVSTEVVESVKEAHEGTIKYVRQAVGTTTANIHSYFSQVQDDPSIQIVTDAQSIYVKEKLKGTAYENLPVLSAGAPFKAGTRSDPEYYTFVPKGELAIKNVADLYLYDNTLAMLKVTGADVKEWLEMSAGQFNQIDAAKSDEQQLINAEYRSYNYDVIDGVTYEIDVTKPAKYDEDGNLVNEQASRIVNLQYNGKPIDAAQEFIVATNNYRASGTFPGVRNATAVEIYPDENRQAIIDYILAEKTIDPTADGNWKFAPIPDSVNVVFESSKNAVDVLDENSAIKYIGDGTDGFGKYGLKTK; via the coding sequence ATGTTGAAAAAACTATCTGCTTCAGCCTTAACGCTAACACTTTTAGCGAGTGGCATGTCAGCAGTTTCAGCGGCACCAGCAACTACGAATGAAAATATGACACGTGGAGAGTTTGTGAAAGGTGTAATTGATGCCTTGGGAGTAGAGATAGGTACAGGACAGTCTGTAAAATTCCAGGATGTACCTGATTCACTTAAACCTTATATTGAAAAAGCGGTGGAATTAAAGTTAATTAAAGGTAAAACTCCAACCGAATTTGCACCGAACGAAAAACTGACACGCACACATGCTTTCCTTATTGCGGCAAGAGGATTACAGGATGAGAAAACATATTCTGAAAAGGTATTGGATCAGTTTAAAGACGCAAATAAAATTGGACAAGGCAATCGCCAGGAAATGGCCAAAGCAGTAGCAACAGGGTTACTGACAGGTTTTGAAGACGGTACGATCCGCCCGAATGATTTTGTTACAGAAGCGCAGATGCAAAAAATTCTTCAGCGCTTTTTGGAAGAATACAGTCCGGTAAAAGCAAACACGACGGTTTCATTACGTATTTTAGGCACAACGGACATTCATACAAATATTGTAAACTATGATTACTACAAAGATACGCCAACGAATAGTTTAGGTTTGGCAAAAACTGCGCTACTTATCGAAAAGGCGCGTGAGGAAAATCCAAATACAGTGCTGTTTGACAATGGAGATGCCATACAAGGAACACCACTTGGCTCATATATTCAGTCCGTAACAAAATTAAAAGACGGTGAAATTCATCCATCGATTGCTGCGATGATTGCACTTGATTATGATGCGGCGACATACGGTAACCACGAGTTTAACTACGGCTTGGAATTTATCGATGAAGTAACGGATGATGCCCCATTCCCGTATGTTAACGCCAATGTGCGCAATGCAGCGACAAAGGAACTAATGTATAAGCCATATATCATGATTGAAAAAGATGTAGTCGATTCGAACGGTGAAAAAACGAAAATTAATATTGGGGTGACAGGTATTGTCCCACCTCAAATTTTGAAATGGGATAAAGCGAATTTAGAAGGAAAAGTAACAGTCGATGATTCGGTGGACGCTGTTAAAACAGTCGTTCCGCAAATGAAAGAAGCAGGGGCGGATGTTGTCGTAGTGCTTTCACACTCAGGTATGGGAGATGCTACACATGAAAAAGGCGAAGAGGATGTATCATATTTATTATCTACAATTGAAGATGTGGACGCCATCATTACAGGGCATGCCCATGGTGTCTTCCCGGGTGAAGTGGATAGCTCTATAAAAAATGTGGACATTGAAAAAGGAACAATGAACGGTAAGCCGATTGTTATGGCCGGCAAATTCGGTAGTCATTTAGGGGTCATTGATCTAGAGCTAGAGAAAAAAGGCAACGCTTGGGATGTTACAACAGGTAACGGCGCGGTGCGTGAAATCGCAAAAGATAATGACACTGTCAGCACTGAGGTTGTAGAAAGCGTGAAAGAAGCGCATGAAGGAACAATTAAGTACGTACGTCAGGCAGTAGGGACAACGACAGCTAACATTCACAGTTATTTCTCGCAAGTACAGGATGATCCTTCCATTCAAATTGTAACGGATGCCCAATCAATCTATGTGAAAGAAAAGCTGAAAGGTACAGCGTATGAAAACCTTCCTGTCCTATCAGCGGGTGCACCATTCAAAGCAGGAACAAGAAGTGATCCGGAATACTATACGTTTGTACCTAAAGGCGAGCTAGCGATTAAAAATGTAGCAGATTTATATTTATATGATAATACACTTGCTATGTTGAAAGTAACAGGTGCGGATGTGAAAGAATGGCTGGAAATGTCTGCAGGCCAATTCAATCAGATTGATGCAGCAAAGTCAGATGAACAGCAATTAATCAATGCCGAATACCGTTCATATAATTATGATGTGATTGACGGTGTGACGTATGAAATTGATGTAACTAAACCGGCAAAATACGATGAGGACGGAAATTTAGTAAACGAACAAGCATCACGTATTGTCAATCTGCAATATAACGGCAAGCCAATTGATGCGGCACAGGAATTTATCGTAGCAACGAATAACTATCGTGCAAGCGGTACATTCCCGGGTGTTCGTAATGCGACAGCGGTTGAAATTTATCCGGATGAAAACCGCCAGGCAATTATCGATTATATTTTAGCCGAAAAAACAATCGATCCGACAGCAGATGGTAACTGGAAATTCGCTCCGATTCCGGATAGTGTTAACGTTGTATTTGAATCTTCTAAAAATGCAGTTGATGTTTTAGATGAAAATAGTGCAATTAAGTATATTGGAGACGGTACAGACGGTTTTGGAAAGTATGGTTTAAAAACAAAATAA
- a CDS encoding TraR/DksA C4-type zinc finger protein, whose amino-acid sequence MLSEKQLTKLKRLLIEQKRELIGDVNTNENEIIARASLRDSTDELSTIDNHPADLATELYDREKDMALKVHSDDLLGQVEAAFERMNDGTYGVCAKCQTEIPYDRLQAIPYTTFCIEHSDAKTPATDRPVEEQLLHPGVDNSFSNREKDDELQDNEDSFQIVAQYGNSDTPADFEGDFDHYNDLYKDKDDEDTYSALEILHVSKEDYLQGQISKEYADEARKYDYLE is encoded by the coding sequence ATGCTTAGTGAAAAACAGCTTACTAAATTAAAACGACTGCTCATCGAACAAAAAAGAGAATTAATTGGTGATGTCAATACAAATGAAAATGAAATCATTGCACGCGCCAGTTTAAGGGATTCTACTGATGAACTATCTACTATCGACAATCATCCCGCGGATTTGGCGACCGAATTATATGACCGTGAAAAAGATATGGCATTAAAAGTTCATAGTGATGACTTATTGGGCCAAGTCGAAGCAGCATTTGAACGGATGAATGACGGTACATATGGAGTTTGTGCAAAATGCCAAACAGAAATCCCATATGATCGGCTGCAAGCAATTCCATATACCACTTTTTGTATTGAACATAGTGATGCAAAAACTCCTGCAACTGATCGACCGGTTGAAGAACAACTGCTCCATCCGGGTGTTGACAACTCCTTTTCAAACCGGGAAAAGGATGATGAACTGCAAGATAACGAAGACTCTTTCCAAATCGTCGCACAGTATGGAAATTCCGATACACCAGCAGATTTTGAAGGGGATTTCGATCACTACAATGATTTATATAAAGACAAAGATGATGAGGATACGTATTCCGCACTGGAAATATTGCATGTTTCAAAAGAAGATTATCTTCAGGGGCAAATTTCCAAAGAATATGCAGATGAAGCACGTAAATATGATTATTTAGAATGA
- a CDS encoding glycine betaine ABC transporter substrate-binding protein, which produces MKRFKTLGLTMGMSAALLLAACGDDTGSSDSSNGNEVSLGEEVGYTIVGIEPGAGLTGLTYDALEQYENLEGWTLQESSTAGMIGSLDQAIRNEEPIIVTGWKPHWKFSAYDLKILEDPKGALGGEEYTNTLVRKGLEEDLPDLYTVLDRFNWEPEDVEQVMLEASNSDFDSAAAEWIQKNEDKVNKWTEGIAKGNGEELKLITTTWDSELASSSVMKQVIDELGYKVNVIPVDPAIMFQAIASGEGDASLSAALPTTHDAFYKKHKEDIVDLGENLKGTQNGLVVPAYMDIDSIEDLDPKK; this is translated from the coding sequence TTGAAACGATTTAAAACTTTAGGTTTAACTATGGGGATGTCTGCAGCATTGTTATTAGCAGCATGCGGAGATGATACAGGCAGCAGTGATAGTTCAAATGGAAATGAAGTCAGTCTTGGTGAAGAAGTGGGCTATACAATAGTTGGTATTGAACCTGGTGCTGGATTAACAGGTCTTACATATGACGCATTAGAACAATATGAAAATCTGGAGGGCTGGACATTACAAGAGAGTTCGACAGCCGGTATGATAGGTAGTTTAGATCAAGCAATTCGTAATGAGGAACCGATTATTGTTACAGGTTGGAAGCCTCATTGGAAATTCTCAGCTTACGATTTAAAGATATTGGAGGATCCAAAAGGAGCTTTAGGTGGGGAAGAGTATACGAATACACTTGTAAGAAAAGGGTTAGAGGAAGATTTACCTGATTTGTATACTGTTCTTGACCGATTTAATTGGGAACCGGAAGATGTAGAACAAGTAATGCTGGAAGCTTCAAATAGTGATTTTGATTCGGCTGCTGCGGAATGGATTCAAAAGAATGAAGATAAAGTGAATAAATGGACTGAAGGTATTGCAAAAGGAAACGGGGAAGAATTAAAGTTAATTACTACTACTTGGGATTCGGAATTAGCATCAAGCAGTGTCATGAAACAAGTGATTGATGAATTAGGGTATAAAGTTAATGTGATTCCGGTTGATCCAGCCATTATGTTCCAGGCTATTGCTAGCGGTGAGGGAGATGCCTCACTTTCTGCAGCACTTCCAACCACACATGATGCATTTTACAAAAAGCATAAGGAAGATATAGTGGATTTAGGAGAGAACTTAAAAGGCACACAAAATGGTTTAGTCGTACCAGCATATATGGATATCGATTCAATTGAGGATTTGGATCCAAAAAAGTAA
- a CDS encoding NAD(P)-dependent alcohol dehydrogenase gives MKITAAVTEAQGKDFVLQEVELGSPKANEVLIKIIATGVCHTDAVARDLAIAPLPAVLGHEGSGIVEEVGEGVTSLEKGDHVVISFAHCGSCPNCLTGHPTVCDTFNPLNFGGVQNDYTTRLSKDGTELATFFGQSSFGTYAIAHERNVVKVDKDVDLALLGPLGCGIQTGAGTVLNRLRPQFGSTIVIYGCGAVGLSALMAAKIVGCKQIIAVDVHDSRLEFAKELGATHVLNGRNVDVVAEVKKITNGGSHYAVETTGVPPVVKQSLNALRPLGTCAIVGVTPEMAIDVHNDIMAEGKTMMGVIEGDSVPRVFIPELVNYYKDGKFPFDRLVKFYEFEQINEAFEDSKKGTTIKPVLKIAK, from the coding sequence ATGAAAATTACAGCAGCTGTAACTGAAGCACAGGGAAAAGATTTCGTCTTGCAGGAAGTGGAACTTGGATCTCCAAAAGCAAATGAAGTATTGATAAAAATTATAGCAACTGGTGTTTGTCATACAGATGCGGTAGCACGTGATTTAGCAATTGCTCCACTTCCAGCTGTTCTTGGCCATGAAGGATCAGGCATTGTGGAAGAAGTAGGGGAAGGCGTAACAAGTTTAGAAAAGGGTGACCATGTTGTCATTTCATTTGCACATTGCGGTTCATGTCCAAACTGTTTGACCGGCCATCCAACAGTTTGTGATACGTTTAATCCACTCAACTTTGGCGGTGTCCAAAATGACTATACAACACGCCTTTCAAAAGATGGTACCGAGTTAGCAACATTCTTCGGCCAGTCTTCATTCGGAACATACGCAATAGCACATGAGCGAAATGTAGTAAAAGTAGATAAAGATGTCGACTTAGCGTTGCTTGGTCCTCTTGGCTGTGGGATTCAAACAGGTGCCGGAACAGTACTAAATCGCCTTCGACCACAATTTGGTTCCACAATTGTCATATACGGATGCGGTGCTGTTGGTTTGTCTGCGTTGATGGCAGCAAAAATTGTCGGCTGTAAACAAATTATTGCCGTGGATGTCCATGATTCCCGATTGGAGTTTGCAAAAGAACTTGGAGCAACACATGTACTAAATGGAAGAAATGTTGATGTCGTTGCCGAGGTGAAAAAGATTACAAACGGCGGTTCACATTATGCAGTTGAAACGACAGGTGTGCCACCCGTTGTGAAACAGTCCCTAAATGCATTACGGCCATTAGGTACTTGTGCCATTGTAGGCGTAACACCAGAGATGGCAATTGATGTCCATAACGATATTATGGCGGAAGGGAAAACAATGATGGGGGTCATCGAAGGAGATTCGGTACCTCGCGTATTTATACCGGAGTTAGTCAACTATTATAAAGATGGGAAATTCCCGTTTGATCGACTTGTTAAGTTTTATGAATTTGAACAGATTAACGAAGCTTTTGAAGACTCAAAAAAAGGGACTACGATTAAGCCCGTTTTAAAAATCGCGAAATAA
- a CDS encoding ribonuclease J has product MLNTENTLSIFALGGINEIGKNMYVIEYGQELVIVDCGGKFADQSLLGVDLIIPDLSYLEENKHKIKALVVTHGHEDHIGGIPYLLRKINMPIYASRFTLGLIELKLKEHKLLRDTELNEINAESQISFDQLSLTFFKTSHSIPDCLGIVFHTPEGKVIHTGDFKFDFTPVNDQTSDIHKMAALGSEGVLALISESTNAERPGFTPSEQVIGRHLDEAFQRATGKIFISTFASNVNRIHQIVEAAKKTNRKIVLLGRSMVNVTSVAMRLGYLDIPGWMLIEPRELKELPPERAVILCTGSQGEPLAALSRLSTGRNRDVKVVQGDTVIFAASPIPGNEKDVSKIVDNLFQLGANVVYGNSSITGMHVSGHGYQEDLKMMLTLMKPKYFIPIHGEYRMLHIHRSLAEAVGVEKGHTFILKNGEIVDIKAGEARQTRAIPAGDTYVDGTGSDEVGEIVLRDRKQLSEDGMLVIVVTISKFDGSIISGPDSISRGFVYARESEGLINDINEIAQAAVENFNEANPFAMKKAIKHAVDQYIFTLKMKKPMILPIIIEI; this is encoded by the coding sequence TTGCTAAATACTGAAAACACACTATCCATCTTCGCACTCGGCGGCATTAATGAAATCGGAAAAAATATGTATGTCATTGAATATGGACAAGAATTGGTTATCGTTGACTGTGGCGGGAAATTTGCGGATCAAAGTTTATTAGGGGTCGATTTGATTATTCCGGATTTAAGTTATTTGGAGGAAAACAAACATAAAATTAAAGCTTTAGTCGTAACACATGGACATGAAGATCATATTGGCGGTATCCCTTATTTGCTTAGAAAAATTAATATGCCAATATATGCTTCCAGATTTACACTCGGGTTAATTGAATTGAAATTGAAAGAGCATAAATTGCTCCGCGACACAGAATTAAATGAGATCAATGCAGAATCACAAATTAGTTTCGACCAATTATCACTCACATTTTTTAAGACGAGCCACAGTATCCCAGACTGTTTAGGGATTGTTTTTCATACACCTGAAGGGAAAGTCATTCATACTGGTGACTTTAAATTTGATTTTACACCTGTTAATGATCAAACGTCAGATATTCATAAAATGGCAGCCCTCGGTTCAGAAGGGGTGCTTGCGCTAATTTCCGAAAGTACAAACGCTGAACGTCCGGGATTTACACCATCCGAGCAAGTAATTGGACGTCATTTGGATGAGGCGTTTCAAAGGGCGACCGGAAAAATCTTCATTTCTACGTTTGCATCCAATGTAAATCGTATTCATCAAATAGTCGAAGCAGCAAAAAAGACGAACCGGAAAATTGTATTATTAGGTCGCAGCATGGTCAATGTTACGTCTGTAGCGATGCGACTTGGCTACTTGGATATTCCAGGCTGGATGCTTATCGAACCAAGAGAGTTAAAAGAGTTACCGCCGGAACGGGCAGTAATATTATGTACAGGAAGCCAAGGGGAGCCATTAGCTGCGCTTTCCCGACTTTCAACTGGTCGTAATCGAGATGTCAAAGTTGTCCAAGGTGATACAGTTATATTCGCAGCTTCTCCTATACCGGGAAATGAAAAAGATGTTTCAAAAATAGTTGATAATCTGTTTCAGCTTGGCGCAAATGTAGTTTACGGAAATTCAAGCATTACCGGTATGCACGTCTCCGGACATGGCTATCAAGAAGATTTAAAAATGATGCTGACACTCATGAAGCCAAAATATTTTATTCCGATTCATGGAGAATACCGCATGCTTCATATTCACCGTTCATTGGCGGAAGCGGTTGGAGTAGAAAAAGGGCATACATTTATTCTTAAAAATGGTGAGATTGTCGATATTAAAGCCGGGGAAGCACGGCAAACGCGTGCAATTCCAGCGGGAGATACGTATGTGGATGGTACTGGAAGTGATGAAGTCGGTGAAATTGTACTGCGAGACCGAAAGCAGCTATCCGAAGACGGGATGCTAGTTATCGTTGTCACGATCAGTAAATTCGATGGTTCCATTATTTCAGGTCCGGACAGTATTTCACGCGGATTTGTCTATGCAAGAGAATCAGAAGGATTAATAAATGACATTAACGAAATTGCCCAGGCAGCTGTAGAAAACTTCAATGAAGCCAATCCTTTTGCTATGAAAAAAGCGATTAAGCATGCAGTAGATCAATATATCTTTACATTAAAAATGAAAAAGCCAATGATTTTGCCGATAATTATTGAAATATAA
- a CDS encoding glycine betaine ABC transporter substrate-binding protein produces the protein MSKIKTVGITLGVSSALLLAACGDDTENKENSTGASSSSIGEQVNYTVVATEPGAGLTGLSHDVLEQYENLEGWTLQESSTAGMLSTLDKAIRNEEPVIVTGWTPHWKFSAYDLKILEDPKGILGGAENIQTLARKGLEQDLPDVYTVLDRFYWEPEDMEKVMYDAQEDGDFDVAAADWVENNQDKVSEWTKDIAQGNGEKVKIISTPWDSEFASSSVIKTVLEQLGYEPEVTPVDPAIMFQSIATGEGDVTVAPWLPTTHKAFYDKHKDDIVDLGENLEGTQNGFVVPAYVEIDSIEDLKPKE, from the coding sequence ATGAGCAAAATAAAAACAGTAGGTATTACTCTAGGGGTGTCTTCAGCACTTCTACTCGCAGCTTGCGGAGATGATACGGAAAATAAAGAAAATTCAACAGGCGCATCGTCTTCCAGTATTGGTGAACAGGTGAATTATACCGTTGTTGCCACTGAACCCGGAGCCGGTCTGACGGGCCTATCCCATGATGTATTGGAACAATATGAAAATCTGGAAGGCTGGACATTACAGGAAAGTTCAACTGCCGGAATGCTGAGTACACTGGATAAGGCAATCCGGAATGAAGAACCGGTTATAGTGACAGGCTGGACACCACACTGGAAATTCTCTGCTTATGATTTAAAAATACTTGAAGATCCTAAAGGTATTCTAGGCGGCGCGGAAAACATTCAAACACTTGCCAGAAAAGGGTTGGAACAGGACCTTCCTGATGTATATACAGTACTTGACCGCTTTTATTGGGAACCGGAAGATATGGAAAAAGTGATGTATGATGCACAAGAAGATGGAGACTTTGATGTCGCAGCAGCCGATTGGGTCGAAAATAACCAAGACAAAGTAAGTGAATGGACAAAAGATATAGCACAGGGAAATGGCGAGAAAGTAAAAATCATTTCTACACCATGGGATTCGGAATTTGCATCAAGCAGTGTAATAAAAACTGTGCTGGAACAATTAGGGTACGAACCTGAAGTCACTCCGGTTGACCCGGCCATTATGTTCCAGTCAATCGCAACAGGTGAAGGAGACGTAACAGTTGCACCATGGTTACCGACAACTCATAAAGCCTTTTATGACAAACATAAAGACGATATTGTGGATTTAGGTGAAAATCTGGAAGGCACACAAAATGGTTTTGTTGTACCGGCATATGTGGAGATTGATTCGATTGAAGATTTAAAGCCAAAAGAATAA
- a CDS encoding integrase: protein MQQYTNEFLYELIHSTIKATGLTIMLEEDHSGVNMSYNFITNIVSFDVTRLVEAARELASIPFDHYVKTITLHELGHAIDRPALDASLTRTLDYFEMRDQYSTKEIFKNPDLLGMIIEEHQMNIAFEETAWANAENLNQKLQMIDQNSFELIKKHSLSTYIRNYEEDLAAYKQLLEKTELQPA, encoded by the coding sequence ATGCAACAATATACAAACGAATTTTTATATGAATTAATTCATTCCACTATAAAAGCTACCGGTCTCACTATAATGCTGGAAGAAGACCATTCCGGTGTAAATATGAGCTATAATTTTATAACAAATATTGTTAGTTTCGATGTAACACGATTAGTGGAAGCTGCTCGAGAACTAGCAAGCATTCCATTTGATCACTATGTAAAAACGATTACACTTCATGAACTAGGTCATGCCATTGACCGCCCTGCACTGGATGCTTCTTTAACCAGAACCCTCGATTATTTTGAGATGCGAGATCAGTATTCTACTAAAGAAATATTTAAAAATCCCGATTTACTAGGTATGATTATTGAAGAACATCAAATGAACATAGCCTTTGAAGAAACAGCATGGGCTAATGCAGAAAACCTGAATCAAAAATTACAAATGATCGATCAAAATTCATTTGAATTAATAAAAAAACATAGTCTTTCCACATATATCAGAAATTATGAAGAGGATTTGGCAGCCTACAAACAGCTACTGGAAAAAACAGAGCTTCAGCCTGCTTAA
- a CDS encoding globin-coupled sensor protein: MVIFWKRKSGDEESKLAEMECFKPIIQFASMPELEQQMKLIGIDEKNLRYIKSYQPAITAGVSEITDVFYENVLAVPSLKKIIEERTKIDRLKKTLNSYIISMFDGVFNEETIEAKRKLARMHFKIGLDPKWYMGTFQKLQETMIVLIGKDIADLVLREQITLNVSKLINLEMQIVLEEYEKENQNLRRQQYNVVKLELKDKLSAIIQNLADLTEETNQSIEQVNSHTSHINNTIKSNVAIVQHIHTDALTGKNEVAKLEQEMLEIKDSTVEMGQLIGNLKVSSEQIINIVALVKNIADQTNLLALNASIEAARAGEHGKGFAVVAQEVRKLAEQSKSSVENITNLIQTSTLLTSTAVQMIDAVQSRVDSGLDVSINTQTKFQQILMAIEQNEAQIKEVAMDITNLTSVISNIGQETRDVATTADELYQMTTHL, encoded by the coding sequence ATGGTGATATTTTGGAAGCGAAAATCGGGAGATGAAGAAAGTAAATTGGCGGAAATGGAGTGCTTTAAGCCTATTATACAATTTGCAAGCATGCCGGAATTAGAGCAGCAGATGAAATTAATCGGAATAGACGAAAAGAATTTACGTTACATAAAATCGTATCAACCTGCAATTACTGCCGGTGTATCAGAGATTACGGATGTATTTTATGAAAATGTATTAGCTGTACCATCACTAAAAAAAATAATTGAAGAACGCACAAAAATAGATCGCTTAAAGAAAACATTGAATTCGTATATTATTTCTATGTTTGATGGCGTTTTTAATGAAGAAACAATCGAAGCAAAACGGAAACTTGCCCGCATGCATTTCAAAATTGGTTTGGACCCGAAATGGTATATGGGTACATTTCAAAAATTGCAGGAAACGATGATTGTGCTCATTGGTAAAGATATAGCAGACCTTGTACTTAGAGAACAAATTACATTAAATGTGTCAAAACTTATTAACCTGGAAATGCAGATTGTATTGGAAGAATATGAAAAGGAAAATCAAAACCTTCGAAGACAGCAATATAATGTTGTCAAACTTGAATTAAAGGATAAATTATCGGCCATTATTCAAAACCTGGCTGATTTAACGGAAGAAACGAACCAATCAATTGAACAAGTTAATAGTCACACATCACATATAAACAATACAATCAAATCCAATGTCGCTATTGTCCAACATATTCATACAGATGCATTGACTGGGAAAAATGAAGTTGCGAAGCTGGAGCAAGAGATGCTTGAAATTAAAGACAGCACGGTTGAAATGGGACAATTAATAGGAAATTTAAAAGTCTCTTCAGAACAAATAATCAATATTGTAGCGCTTGTAAAAAATATTGCCGACCAAACAAATTTACTGGCATTAAACGCCTCGATTGAAGCAGCAAGAGCAGGTGAGCATGGCAAAGGGTTTGCAGTTGTCGCACAGGAAGTACGTAAACTGGCAGAGCAATCGAAAAGTTCAGTAGAGAATATAACCAACCTTATTCAGACATCCACGTTGCTAACATCGACTGCTGTTCAAATGATTGATGCTGTCCAGTCTAGGGTAGATTCAGGTTTGGACGTATCTATTAATACTCAAACGAAATTCCAGCAGATTTTAATGGCAATCGAACAAAATGAAGCACAAATAAAAGAAGTCGCAATGGATATAACAAACTTAACAAGTGTGATTAGCAATATCGGTCAAGAAACGAGAGATGTTGCAACCACTGCAGATGAACTTTATCAAATGACTACCCATCTGTAA